A genomic stretch from Helianthus annuus cultivar XRQ/B chromosome 1, HanXRQr2.0-SUNRISE, whole genome shotgun sequence includes:
- the LOC110866774 gene encoding probable polygalacturonase At1g80170: protein MALPLYLHPFLTLSFIFILYTQTSPHTSSPYTRLPSIQSRSEPVRISVTDFGATGDGIHYDTVPIQSAIDACTATGGGRVVFPPGKYLTATVFLKSGVVLEVQKNATVYGGTRLEDYPVEQNRWYVVVAEDAEDVGITGGGEINGQGLEFVVRFDVRKNVMVSWNRTGACDGDECRPRLVGFIRSKNVRVWDVRLSEPAYWCLHLVQCDNTYIHDMSIYGDFNIPNNDGIDIDDSNNTVITRVNINTGDDAICPKTYDGPLYNLTATDSWIRTKSSAIKLGSASWFEFKQLRFDNITIVDSHRGLGLQIRDGGNVSDITFSNINITTRYYDPSWWGRAEPIYVTTCPRDANSETGSISNLVFVNITATSENGVFLSGSKSGALSNIKFLNVDFNYKRWTSYEDGFVDYRPGCQGLVNHSSAGFMMEHIDGLEVENVNMRWFGDRVKRWNNPLDFRSASVDNISLINFQSNSYGQ from the exons ATGGCGCTCCCTCTTTACCTCCATCCTTTCCTCACGTTATCATTCATCTTCATTCTCTACACTCAAACGTCACCACACACGTCATCACCATACACCCGTCTTCCTTCAATTCAATCCCGATCTGAACCTGTTCGTATTTCCGTCACCGATTTCGGCGCCACCGGCGACGGAATCCACTACGACACCGTTCCGATCCAGTCCGCAATCGACGCGTGCACGGCCACCGGAGGCGGCCGCGTGGTGTTTCCGCCGGGGAAGTACTTAACGGCGACGGTGTTTTTGAAGTCCGGCGTGGTTTTGGAGGTGCAGAAGAATGCGACGGTGTACGGAGGGACGAGGCTGGAGGATTATCCGGTGGAACAGAACCGGTGGTACGTGGTGGTGGCGGAGGATGCGGAGGATGTAGGGATTACTGGTGGTGGTGAGATTAACGGCCAAGGGTTGGAGTTTGTGGTGAGATTTGATGTGAGGAAGAATGTGATGGTGAGCTGGAATCGGACCGGCGCGTGTGATGGAGATGAGTGTAGGCCGCGACTGGTTGGGTTTATTAGGTCGAAGAATGTTAGGGTTTGGGATGTTAGGTTAAGTGAACCTGCTTATTGGTG CTTGCATTTGGTGCAATGTGATAACACGTACATTCATGATATGTCAATCTACGGAGATTTCAATATTCCAAATAATGATGGAATAGACATAGATGATTCAAACAATACTGTTATCACAAGGGTGAACATCAACACTGGAGATGACGCCATCTGTCCGAAGACATACGATGGTCCACTTTACAATCTCACCGCCACAGATTCTTGGATCAGAACTAAATCATCTGCTATCAAACTTGGTAGTGCCAGTTGGTTCGAATTCAAACAGCTTCGTTTTGATAATATCACGATTGTAGACTCTCATCGAGGGCTTGGACTACAAATTCGCGATGGag GAAATGTAAGTGACAtaacattttcaaacataaacataACTACTAGATACTATGATCCATCATGGTGGGGTCGGGCCGAGCCCATCTACGTGACAACATGCCCACGGGACGCCAATTCAGAAACGGGTTCAATCTCAAATCTAGTTTTTGTTAACATCACGGCCACATCAGAAAACGGGGTGTTTTTGTCCGGGTCAAAATCTGGCGCACTTAGTAAtataaagttcttgaatgtggACTTTAATTACAAACGATGGACTAGTTATGAGGACGGGTTTGTCGATTACAGACCGGGGTGTCAAGGCTTGGTGAACCATAGCTCGGCCGGGTTCATGATGGAACACATCGACGGGTTGGAGGTTGAAAATGTAAATATGAGATGGTTTGGGGACCGTGTGAAAAGATGGAACAATCCTTTGGATTTTAGGTCCGCAAGTGTCGATAACATATCTTTGATAAATTTTCAATCAAATTCGTATGGACAATAA